One part of the Vogesella sp. LIG4 genome encodes these proteins:
- a CDS encoding lipopolysaccharide assembly protein LapA domain-containing protein, producing the protein MRYLFRLFELLLLVLLVAVTVQNSTVVEFKLFFGHSWQVPLILLLLIFFVAGAVIGLVATFAYSLRVRRELSQLKKELRSRQTASKVVSDPSDALAD; encoded by the coding sequence ATGCGTTACCTGTTCCGCTTGTTTGAGCTGCTGCTGCTCGTCCTGCTGGTTGCGGTCACCGTGCAGAACAGCACCGTGGTCGAATTCAAACTGTTCTTCGGCCACAGCTGGCAAGTGCCGCTGATCCTGCTGCTGCTGATTTTCTTCGTTGCCGGCGCCGTTATCGGCCTGGTGGCGACGTTTGCCTATTCCCTGCGCGTCCGTCGCGAGCTGTCGCAGCTCAAGAAGGAACTGCGCTCCCGTCAGACCGCCAGCAAGGTGGTGTCCGATCCGAGCGATGCCCTGGCCGATTGA
- a CDS encoding DUF924 family protein, translating to MLWHEEVLQFWFGGSSDELLAVPRDAWFRKDEVFDTIIRERFLPLVDGLQADRLEPALHDARQTLAWLIVADQFPRNLFRGDARAFASDARARDVAHAMLAAGLDAQLPPVARWFCYLPLEHSERLSDQDDCVRCFGALPADSPGYAGVLDYARRHRDIIARFGRFPHRNAALGRDNTAEETAFLQQPGSSF from the coding sequence ATGTTGTGGCACGAGGAAGTCCTGCAGTTCTGGTTCGGCGGCAGCAGCGACGAGCTGCTGGCCGTGCCGCGTGATGCCTGGTTCCGGAAGGACGAGGTGTTCGACACCATCATCCGCGAACGTTTCCTGCCACTGGTGGACGGGTTGCAGGCAGACAGGCTGGAGCCGGCGCTGCACGATGCGCGCCAGACGCTGGCCTGGCTGATCGTGGCCGACCAGTTTCCGCGCAACCTGTTTCGTGGCGATGCGCGTGCCTTTGCCAGCGATGCGCGGGCGCGCGACGTGGCGCATGCCATGCTGGCGGCCGGGCTGGACGCCCAGCTGCCGCCGGTGGCGCGCTGGTTCTGCTACCTGCCGCTGGAGCACAGCGAACGGCTGAGCGACCAGGACGACTGCGTGCGCTGCTTCGGTGCGCTGCCGGCGGACAGCCCCGGCTACGCCGGCGTGCTGGACTACGCACGGCGCCACCGCGACATCATCGCCCGCTTCGGTCGCTTTCCGCACCGCAACGCGGCGCTGGGGCGCGACAACACCGCAGAAGAAACCGCCTTTCTGCAGCAGCCGGGCAGCAGCTTTTAA
- the pyrF gene encoding orotidine-5'-phosphate decarboxylase — protein MNPLILDNAAGVTASPVLVALDFATADAALAFAARLDPAECRLKVGKELFTAAGPQLVEQLAARGFQVFLDLKFHDIPNTVAQACKMASDLGVWMVNVHASGGRRMMSAAADALAHCSHPPLLIAVTVLTSMEAADLAEVGITVSPHEQVLRLAQLTRDSGLDGVVCSAQEATELKSLLGQDFKLITPGIRLADSAADDQRRVMTPVAALEAGADYLVIGRPITRAEDPLGVLSDINADIRAWQQARG, from the coding sequence ATGAATCCCCTGATTCTCGACAATGCCGCGGGTGTTACCGCGTCGCCGGTGCTGGTGGCACTGGACTTTGCCACCGCCGATGCCGCGCTGGCCTTTGCCGCGCGACTGGACCCGGCCGAGTGCCGGCTGAAAGTCGGCAAGGAGCTGTTCACCGCCGCCGGCCCGCAGCTGGTGGAACAGTTGGCCGCACGCGGCTTCCAGGTGTTCCTGGACCTGAAATTCCACGACATTCCCAATACCGTGGCGCAGGCCTGCAAGATGGCCTCCGATCTGGGCGTGTGGATGGTCAACGTGCACGCTTCCGGCGGCCGCCGCATGATGAGCGCTGCTGCTGACGCGCTGGCGCATTGCAGCCATCCGCCGCTGCTGATCGCGGTTACCGTGCTCACCAGCATGGAAGCCGCCGACCTGGCCGAAGTCGGCATCACCGTGTCGCCGCACGAGCAGGTACTGCGCCTGGCGCAGCTCACCCGCGACAGCGGGCTGGACGGCGTGGTGTGTTCGGCGCAGGAGGCTACCGAGCTGAAGTCGCTGCTGGGCCAGGACTTCAAGCTGATTACCCCGGGCATCCGCCTGGCCGACAGCGCCGCCGACGACCAGCGCCGGGTGATGACCCCGGTGGCTGCACTGGAAGCCGGCGCCGACTATCTGGTGATCGGCCGTCCGATCACCCGCGCCGAAGACCCGCTGGGCGTGCTGTCCGACATCAACGCCGATATCCGCGCCTGGCAACAGGCGCGCGGCTGA
- the nrdR gene encoding transcriptional regulator NrdR yields MKCPFCGGMDTQVVDSRVSDDGSTIRRRRRCLACEKRFTTFETADVRMPQVVKAGGHRIDFDVERVRTSFMRALHKRPVSTPLVDDAIDRICQRLLQLGEREVSSRQIGEMVMNELAKLDKVAYVRFASVYKSFQDIAEFSDAIKEIQKKP; encoded by the coding sequence ATGAAATGTCCTTTCTGCGGTGGTATGGATACCCAGGTGGTGGATTCCCGCGTCAGCGATGACGGCAGCACCATTCGCCGCCGCCGCCGCTGCCTCGCCTGCGAAAAGCGCTTTACCACCTTTGAAACCGCCGACGTGCGCATGCCGCAGGTGGTGAAGGCCGGTGGCCATCGCATCGATTTCGACGTGGAGCGGGTGCGTACCAGCTTCATGCGCGCGCTGCACAAGCGCCCGGTGTCCACCCCGCTGGTGGACGACGCCATCGACCGCATCTGCCAGCGCCTGCTGCAGCTGGGCGAGCGCGAGGTATCCAGCCGCCAGATCGGCGAAATGGTGATGAACGAGCTGGCCAAGCTGGACAAGGTGGCCTACGTGCGCTTCGCTTCGGTGTACAAGAGCTTCCAGGACATCGCCGAATTCAGCGATGCCATCAAGGAAATCCAGAAGAAACCCTGA
- a CDS encoding carboxypeptidase M32: MSAPAYQQLETIFTRLYRYQHLAAIAGWDQAAMMPPQGNDARGAAMAELSVLMHGTLTDPQLKSWLAAAEQEDLDATQRASLREMRRSWQHANLLPASLVEAKALAGSRCEHAWREQRKANDWQGFLQNFREVLRLSREEAQLLADATGKGRYDALMDKYEPGMNSAEVERIFGDVKSWLPGLIRQAMDKQAGETLQAAKGPFAVESQRALGMEIMGLLGFDFDAGRLDVSVHPFCGGVAEDVRITTRYRTDDFMQSMMGIVHETGHARYEQRLPRELVHLPVGQARSMGIHESQSLSFEMQLGRGPAFLKLIAPLVRKHLGEQPAFDAANLSRMYTRVRPGFIRVDADELTYPAHVILRFEIERALIEGDIEAEDIPALWDEKMQAYLGIDTRGNYRDGCMQDIHWTDGSFGYFPSYTLGAMYAAQYFATIRRQVPDLDARIAAGDLAPVFDWLEANIWSQASRWETGELVQRATGEALNPTHFRAHLEARYL; the protein is encoded by the coding sequence ATGAGCGCACCTGCCTACCAGCAACTGGAAACCATCTTTACCCGCCTGTACCGCTACCAGCACCTGGCGGCCATTGCCGGCTGGGACCAGGCGGCAATGATGCCGCCCCAGGGCAACGATGCCCGCGGTGCCGCCATGGCCGAGCTGTCGGTGCTGATGCACGGCACGCTGACCGACCCGCAGCTCAAGAGCTGGCTGGCTGCCGCCGAACAGGAAGACCTCGACGCCACCCAACGCGCCTCGCTGCGCGAAATGCGCCGCAGCTGGCAGCATGCCAACCTGCTGCCGGCTTCGCTGGTGGAGGCCAAGGCGCTGGCCGGCAGCCGTTGCGAGCACGCCTGGCGCGAGCAGCGCAAGGCCAACGACTGGCAGGGCTTCCTGCAGAACTTCCGCGAAGTACTGCGCCTGTCGCGTGAAGAGGCGCAGCTGCTGGCCGACGCCACCGGCAAGGGCCGCTACGACGCGCTGATGGACAAATACGAGCCGGGGATGAACAGCGCCGAAGTCGAGCGCATCTTCGGCGACGTGAAAAGCTGGCTGCCGGGGCTGATCCGCCAGGCCATGGACAAGCAGGCCGGTGAAACGCTGCAGGCGGCCAAGGGGCCGTTTGCGGTGGAGAGCCAGCGCGCGCTGGGCATGGAGATCATGGGCCTGCTGGGTTTCGATTTCGATGCCGGCCGGCTGGATGTCTCTGTACACCCGTTCTGCGGTGGCGTGGCCGAGGACGTGCGCATCACCACCCGTTACCGCACCGATGACTTCATGCAGAGCATGATGGGCATCGTGCACGAGACCGGCCATGCCCGCTACGAGCAACGCCTGCCGCGCGAACTGGTACACCTGCCGGTGGGCCAGGCGCGGTCGATGGGCATTCACGAAAGCCAGAGCCTGTCGTTCGAGATGCAGCTGGGCCGTGGCCCGGCCTTCCTCAAGCTGATCGCGCCGCTGGTGCGCAAGCACCTGGGCGAGCAGCCTGCGTTCGATGCGGCCAACCTGTCGCGCATGTATACCCGCGTTCGCCCCGGCTTCATCCGCGTGGATGCCGACGAGCTGACCTACCCGGCGCACGTGATCCTGCGCTTCGAAATCGAGCGCGCGCTGATCGAGGGCGACATCGAGGCCGAGGACATTCCGGCGCTGTGGGACGAGAAAATGCAGGCCTACCTGGGCATCGACACCCGCGGCAACTATCGCGACGGCTGCATGCAGGACATCCACTGGACCGACGGCAGCTTCGGCTACTTCCCCAGCTACACCCTGGGTGCCATGTACGCGGCGCAATACTTCGCCACCATTCGTCGCCAGGTGCCGGATCTGGACGCGCGCATCGCCGCCGGCGATCTGGCGCCGGTGTTCGACTGGCTGGAAGCCAATATCTGGTCGCAGGCCAGCCGCTGGGAAACCGGCGAACTGGTGCAGCGCGCCACCGGCGAGGCGCTGAACCCGACGCACTTCCGCGCGCACCTGGAAGCGCGTTACCTGTAA
- the rfaD gene encoding ADP-glyceromanno-heptose 6-epimerase, giving the protein MTIVVTGAAGFIGSNIVKALNARGETDILAVDNLTKGDKFVNLVDCEISDYLDKEDFINLIGSGDFDGELRAILHQGACSDTMNHDGKYMMENNYQYTLELFEFCQAEEVPLLYASSAATYGKGTVFKEDRQYEGPLNVYGYSKFLFDQVLRRRMREGLTSQVAGFRYFNVYGPQEQHKGRMASVAFHNFNQYRETGKVKLFGGYDGYADGTQSRDFVSVEDVVKVNLYFLDNPDQSGIFNLGSGRAQPFNDVAVATVNACRRHEGKPALSLAELVQQGILEYIDFPDALKGKYQSFTQADIGKLREAGYQEPMLTVEQGVDRYVDWLMTR; this is encoded by the coding sequence ATGACCATCGTCGTTACCGGCGCCGCCGGCTTCATCGGCTCCAACATCGTCAAGGCGCTGAATGCGCGCGGCGAAACCGACATCCTGGCGGTAGACAACCTCACCAAGGGTGACAAATTCGTCAACCTGGTGGATTGCGAGATCAGCGACTACCTGGACAAGGAAGACTTCATCAACCTGATCGGCAGCGGCGATTTCGACGGTGAGCTGCGCGCCATCCTGCATCAGGGTGCCTGCTCGGACACCATGAACCACGACGGCAAGTACATGATGGAGAACAACTACCAGTACACGCTGGAGCTGTTCGAATTCTGCCAGGCCGAGGAAGTGCCGCTGCTGTACGCCTCCAGCGCTGCTACCTACGGCAAGGGCACGGTGTTCAAGGAAGACCGCCAGTACGAAGGCCCGCTCAACGTCTACGGCTACTCCAAGTTCCTGTTCGACCAGGTATTGCGCCGCCGCATGCGCGAGGGCCTCACCTCGCAGGTGGCCGGTTTCCGCTACTTCAACGTCTACGGCCCGCAGGAGCAGCACAAGGGCCGCATGGCCTCGGTTGCGTTCCACAACTTCAACCAGTACCGCGAAACCGGCAAGGTGAAGCTGTTCGGCGGCTACGATGGCTACGCCGACGGCACCCAGAGCCGCGACTTCGTGTCGGTGGAAGACGTGGTGAAGGTGAACCTGTACTTCCTGGACAACCCGGACCAGAGCGGTATCTTCAACCTGGGCTCCGGCCGCGCACAGCCGTTCAACGACGTGGCGGTGGCCACCGTCAACGCCTGCCGCCGCCACGAGGGCAAGCCGGCACTGAGCCTGGCCGAACTGGTGCAGCAGGGCATCCTGGAATACATCGACTTTCCGGACGCGCTGAAGGGCAAGTACCAGAGCTTTACCCAGGCCGATATCGGCAAGCTGCGCGAAGCCGGCTACCAGGAGCCGATGCTTACCGTGGAACAGGGGGTGGATCGCTACGTGGACTGGCTGATGACCCGCTGA
- the rfaE1 gene encoding D-glycero-beta-D-manno-heptose-7-phosphate kinase → MSLLQQLGLTPDTLSNKLAASRVLVVGDVMLDRYWFGDVSRISPEAPVPVARINRMEERAGGAANVARNIASLGGKATILSVVGDDEAASALSRLLEADGITASLKRDAEISTTVKLRVVARQQQLIRLDFEDAPSHEILADKLDEYATIVAEHDVVILSDYGKGGLTHVSRMIELARAAGKPVLIDPKGDDYSKYAGATLLTPNRSEFRQVAGSWQSEEQLNAKAESLRSELNLDALLVTRSEEGMTLFRADGALHEPTLAKEVYDVSGAGDTVIGTLGLMLAAGLPLPQAMSLANAAAGIVVAKLGTAVCQQRELFAL, encoded by the coding sequence ATGAGTCTGCTGCAGCAACTGGGCCTGACCCCCGACACCCTGAGTAACAAACTGGCTGCCAGCCGCGTGCTGGTAGTGGGCGACGTGATGCTGGACCGCTACTGGTTCGGCGATGTCAGCCGTATCTCGCCGGAAGCGCCGGTACCGGTGGCACGCATCAACCGCATGGAAGAGCGTGCCGGTGGTGCGGCCAACGTGGCGCGCAATATCGCCAGCCTGGGCGGCAAGGCCACCATCCTGTCGGTGGTGGGCGATGACGAAGCCGCCAGCGCGTTGTCGCGTCTGCTGGAAGCCGATGGCATTACCGCCTCGCTCAAGCGTGATGCGGAGATTTCCACCACCGTGAAACTGCGCGTGGTGGCGCGTCAGCAGCAGCTGATCCGCCTGGACTTCGAAGATGCGCCCAGCCACGAGATTCTGGCCGACAAGCTGGACGAGTACGCCACCATCGTTGCCGAGCACGATGTGGTGATCTTGTCCGACTACGGCAAGGGCGGCCTGACTCACGTATCGCGCATGATCGAACTGGCGCGAGCCGCCGGCAAACCGGTGCTGATCGACCCCAAGGGTGACGACTACAGCAAGTACGCCGGCGCAACCCTGCTGACGCCGAACCGCAGCGAGTTCCGCCAGGTGGCCGGCAGCTGGCAGAGCGAAGAGCAGCTCAATGCCAAGGCCGAGAGCCTGCGCAGCGAGCTGAATCTGGATGCACTGCTGGTAACGCGCAGCGAGGAAGGCATGACGCTGTTTCGTGCCGACGGCGCGCTGCATGAGCCGACGCTGGCCAAGGAGGTGTACGACGTCTCCGGCGCCGGCGATACCGTTATCGGTACCCTGGGCCTGATGCTGGCCGCCGGCCTGCCGCTGCCGCAGGCGATGAGCCTGGCCAATGCCGCCGCCGGCATCGTGGTGGCCAAGCTGGGCACCGCGGTGTGCCAGCAACGCGAGCTGTTTGCCCTGTAA
- the ribD gene encoding bifunctional diaminohydroxyphosphoribosylaminopyrimidine deaminase/5-amino-6-(5-phosphoribosylamino)uracil reductase RibD, with protein MGRAAVSFSADDHRYMQQALRLAAAATRRAAPNPGVGCVLVRDGAVIGEGATLQVGGDHAEIQAIKDCYARGLSPVGATAYVTLEPCSHHGRTPPCAGRLIAEKIGRVVAAMVDPYHEVAGRGIAMLQAAGIPAEAGLLEAEARRVHRGFLSRVSRQRPFVTLKAAATLDGKTALLNGVSQWITSADARRDVHALRAANCAVLTGSGTVLADDPQLTVRDAPCLRQPARVVVDGQLATAPKARIYDTTQAPTWLATTVTDETRLAPYRARGVLLLTLPGADGRVDLAALLTALATAGINELMVEAGAGLNGALLQAALVDEVVLYLAPYLAGDAARGLFDWPALHSLDDKLPLDIDDVRKVGCDLRLTLRPRGR; from the coding sequence ATGGGCCGCGCTGCCGTGAGCTTCTCCGCCGACGACCACCGCTATATGCAGCAGGCGCTGCGCCTGGCCGCTGCCGCCACCCGCCGTGCCGCGCCCAACCCGGGCGTGGGCTGCGTGCTGGTGCGCGATGGTGCCGTGATAGGCGAGGGCGCCACCCTGCAGGTGGGCGGCGATCACGCCGAGATCCAGGCAATCAAGGATTGTTACGCGCGTGGTCTGAGCCCGGTCGGCGCCACCGCCTACGTCACGCTGGAGCCGTGCAGCCACCACGGCCGCACCCCGCCATGCGCCGGGCGGCTGATTGCGGAAAAAATCGGCCGTGTCGTCGCGGCCATGGTGGACCCGTACCACGAAGTGGCCGGCCGCGGCATTGCCATGCTGCAGGCGGCCGGCATTCCGGCCGAGGCCGGCCTGCTGGAGGCCGAGGCGCGGCGCGTGCATCGCGGCTTCCTGTCGCGTGTCAGCCGGCAGCGGCCGTTTGTTACGCTGAAGGCGGCGGCCACGCTGGATGGCAAGACCGCGTTGCTCAACGGCGTCAGCCAGTGGATCACCTCGGCCGATGCCCGTCGCGACGTGCACGCGCTGCGTGCGGCCAACTGTGCCGTGCTCACCGGCAGCGGCACCGTGCTGGCGGACGACCCGCAGCTGACGGTGCGCGACGCCCCCTGCCTGCGCCAGCCGGCGCGGGTAGTGGTGGATGGCCAGCTCGCCACCGCACCGAAGGCTCGTATCTACGACACCACGCAGGCGCCGACCTGGCTGGCTACCACGGTAACGGACGAAACACGGCTGGCACCGTACCGCGCGCGCGGCGTGCTGCTGCTGACGCTGCCGGGTGCCGACGGGCGCGTGGATCTGGCGGCGCTGCTCACCGCGCTGGCCACTGCCGGCATCAACGAACTGATGGTGGAAGCCGGCGCCGGTCTTAACGGGGCACTGCTGCAGGCCGCACTGGTGGACGAGGTGGTGCTGTACCTGGCGCCCTACCTGGCCGGCGATGCCGCGCGCGGCCTGTTCGACTGGCCGGCGCTGCACTCGCTGGACGACAAGCTGCCGCTGGATATCGACGACGTGCGCAAAGTGGGCTGCGATCTGCGCCTGACGTTGCGGCCGCGTGGCCGCTGA
- a CDS encoding integration host factor subunit beta, translating into MTKSELIARLAERYPQLVAKDAELAVKTILDAMAGSLAKGQRIEIRGFGSFDLNYRPPRVGRNPKSGSSVVVPEKYVPHFKAGKELRERVDLADEADQ; encoded by the coding sequence ATGACCAAATCTGAGCTTATTGCGAGGCTTGCCGAGCGTTATCCTCAGTTGGTCGCCAAAGATGCTGAGCTGGCCGTCAAAACCATTCTGGATGCGATGGCCGGCAGCCTGGCAAAAGGGCAGCGAATCGAGATTCGCGGCTTCGGTAGCTTCGATCTGAACTACCGTCCGCCGCGGGTTGGTCGCAACCCCAAATCAGGCAGCAGCGTTGTCGTGCCTGAGAAATACGTACCGCATTTCAAGGCAGGCAAGGAATTGCGTGAGCGGGTAGATCTCGCTGACGAAGCCGACCAGTAA
- the lapB gene encoding lipopolysaccharide assembly protein LapB — MDLDLWWLLLFPAFFGLGWLAARVDLRAVLKQAKEVPAAFYKGLDALVDDRTDVASRSLAEVARAHPDALDVQLSLGKLYRRRGENDRAIRLHQQTLEQPDLTAEQKAQVRFELSQDFHKAGLVDRAEEILLTLQKSHSMGKPAREQLLSIYQQDRDWEKAISTARELRSDAHSFQHEVAQFFCELAQASLYQSDYDKARHYVAEAFAANRKCVRASILLGDIEVAEGRQEAAIAAWQAIEKQNYEYLAMVAERLFDAYEALGKPHEGIALLRGYQRTFSQLELTDLLYQKVATYEGEAKALEAAREAVHARPNLLGVYRLIEAQMDELSPEGRMDAEVARALVMKHAQKLNVHRCKRCNFRSRAFFWHCPACGEWESFTPNRSETH; from the coding sequence TTGGATCTAGATCTGTGGTGGCTGTTGCTGTTCCCGGCGTTTTTCGGCCTGGGCTGGCTGGCCGCGCGCGTTGACCTGCGCGCCGTACTGAAGCAGGCCAAGGAAGTACCGGCCGCCTTTTACAAGGGGCTGGATGCGCTGGTGGATGATCGCACCGACGTGGCGTCGCGCTCGCTGGCCGAAGTGGCGCGCGCGCATCCGGATGCACTGGACGTGCAGCTGAGCCTGGGCAAACTGTACCGCCGCCGCGGCGAGAACGACCGCGCCATCCGCCTGCACCAGCAGACGCTGGAGCAACCGGACCTCACTGCCGAACAGAAGGCACAGGTGCGCTTCGAGCTGTCGCAGGACTTCCACAAGGCCGGGCTGGTGGATCGCGCCGAGGAAATCCTGCTGACGCTGCAAAAGAGCCACAGCATGGGCAAGCCGGCGCGCGAGCAGCTGCTGAGCATCTACCAGCAGGATCGCGACTGGGAGAAAGCGATCAGCACCGCGCGCGAGCTGCGCAGCGATGCGCACTCCTTCCAGCACGAGGTGGCGCAGTTCTTCTGCGAACTGGCGCAGGCCTCGCTGTACCAGTCCGATTACGACAAGGCCCGCCACTACGTGGCCGAGGCGTTTGCGGCCAACCGCAAGTGCGTGCGCGCCAGCATCCTGCTGGGCGACATCGAAGTGGCCGAAGGCCGCCAGGAAGCGGCGATTGCCGCCTGGCAGGCCATCGAGAAACAGAACTACGAATACCTGGCCATGGTGGCCGAACGCCTGTTCGACGCCTACGAAGCGCTGGGCAAACCGCATGAGGGCATCGCCCTGTTGCGCGGCTACCAGCGCACCTTTTCGCAGCTGGAGCTCACCGATCTTCTATACCAAAAGGTGGCTACCTACGAAGGCGAGGCCAAGGCACTGGAAGCCGCGCGCGAAGCGGTGCATGCCCGCCCCAACCTGCTGGGTGTCTATCGCCTCATCGAGGCGCAGATGGATGAGTTGAGCCCGGAAGGGCGTATGGATGCCGAGGTGGCGCGCGCGCTGGTGATGAAGCACGCGCAGAAGCTGAACGTGCACCGCTGCAAGCGCTGCAACTTCCGTTCGCGGGCGTTCTTCTGGCACTGCCCGGCCTGTGGCGAGTGGGAAAGCTTTACGCCCAACCGCTCGGAAACCCATTGA
- a CDS encoding GNAT family N-acetyltransferase encodes MTTSRITLCEAEETHAAQLFGLINSSRDALGQWLPWVDSAQSEEQVREFLQLRTCERSVGASRTCLIMVDDQPAGVCDLHSISSQDCRASLGYWLGDAYVGHGILPQALQLLMDIAFQQMGLHRLEIISAAANLRSCAVAERMGFQLEGVLRGYLHIRDRYWDARIYSLLDSEWAALP; translated from the coding sequence ATGACTACATCCCGCATTACGCTGTGCGAGGCCGAAGAAACACACGCGGCCCAGCTGTTCGGGCTGATCAACTCCAGCCGCGATGCGCTGGGCCAGTGGCTGCCGTGGGTGGATAGCGCGCAGAGCGAGGAACAGGTGCGCGAATTCCTGCAGCTGCGCACCTGCGAGCGCAGTGTCGGTGCCTCGCGCACCTGCCTGATCATGGTGGACGATCAGCCGGCCGGCGTGTGCGATCTGCACAGCATCAGCAGCCAGGACTGCCGCGCCAGCCTGGGCTACTGGCTGGGCGATGCCTACGTCGGCCACGGCATTCTGCCGCAGGCGCTGCAACTGCTGATGGATATCGCCTTCCAGCAGATGGGGCTGCACCGCCTGGAGATCATTTCCGCTGCGGCCAACCTGCGCAGCTGCGCGGTGGCCGAACGCATGGGCTTCCAGTTGGAAGGCGTGCTGCGCGGCTACCTGCATATCCGCGACCGCTACTGGGATGCGCGCATCTACAGCCTGCTGGACAGTGAATGGGCCGCGCTGCCGTGA